Genomic segment of Mastomys coucha isolate ucsf_1 unplaced genomic scaffold, UCSF_Mcou_1 pScaffold23, whole genome shotgun sequence:
NNNNNNNNNNNNNNNNNNNNNNNNNNNNNNNNNNNNNNNNNNNNNNNNNNNNNNNNNNNNNNNNNNNNNNNNNNNNNNNNNNNNNNNNNNNNNNNNNNNNNNNNNNNNNNNNNNNNNNNNNNNNNNNNNNNNNNNNNNNNNNNNNNNNNNNNNNNNNNNNNNNNNNNNNNNNNNNNNNNNNNNNNNNNNNNNNNNNNNNNNNNNNNNNNNNNNNNNNNNNNNNNNNNNNNNNNNNNNNNNNNNNNNNNNNNNNNNNNNNNNNNNNNNNNNNNNNNNNNNNNNNNNNNNNNNNNNNNNNNNNNNNNNNNNNNNNNNNNNNNNNNNNNNNNNNNNNNNNNNNNNNNNNNNNNNNNNNNNNNNNNNNNNNNNNNNNNNNNNNNNNNNNNNNNNNNNNNNNNNNNNNNNNNNNNNNNNNNNNNNNNNNNNNNNNNNNNNNNNNNNNNNNNNNNNNNNNNNNNNNNNNNNNNNNNNNNNNNNNNNNNNNNNNNNNNNNNNNNNNNNNNNNNNNNNNNNNNNNNNNNNNNNNNNNNNNNNNNNNNNNNNNNNNNNNNNNNNNNNNNNNNNNNNNNNNNNNNNNNNNNNNNNNNNNNNNNNNNNNNNNNNNNNNNNNNNNNNNNNNNNNNNNNNNNNNNNNNNNNNNNNNNNNNNNNNNNNNNNNNNNNNNNNNNNNNNNNNNNNNNNNNNNNNNNNNNNNNNNNNNNNNNNNNNNNNNNNNNNNNNNNNNNNNNNNNNNNNNNNNNNNNNNNNNNNNNNNNNNNNNNNNNNNNNNNNNNNNNNNNNNNNNNNNNNNNNNNNNNNNNNNNNNNNNNNNNNNNNNNNNNNNNNNNNNNNNNNNNNNNNNNNNNNNNNNNNNNNNNNNNNNNNNNNNNNNNNNNNNNNNNNNNNNNNNNNNNNNNNNNNNNNNNNNNNNNNNNNNNNNNNNNNNNNNNNNNNNNNNNNNNNNNNNNNNNNNNNNNNNNNNcatctatggctcctgatttctttcctaggttttgtatctccagagttgtctctctttctgatttcttattgtttctagttccatttgtagattctggatggttttgctcatttccttcacctgtttgtgttttcctgtagttctttaagggatttttgtgtttcctcttgaagggcttctagctgtttacctgtgttctcttgtatttctttgagggtgctatttatgtctttcttaaggtcctgtatcatcaccatgagaagtgattttatatctgaatcttgcttttccggtgtaatggtgtgtccaggacttgctatggtgggagaattgggttctgatgatgccaagtgaccttggtctgtgttgtttattttcttatgcttgctgcCTGCCATCAggttatctgtagtgctacctgcccttgctaaatctgactggagcccgtccttcctgtgatcttgattctgtcagaactcagtcaagctgtctctgtgatcctgtgatttttgggatcctgtgatcctggccttgttagatcacctgggagtggggctttctctatgtgttgtgggactggctgcggagcttgtgcccaaggtctgctcaggacaccaacccagacagaccagaaggaactcgagtcactgggctggcggagttcctgtgtgcctggtcccactggtcccagttactcccggtgttgggatagatgttggttcctcctcacctctgatcctgggtgtgttagagtgcctgggagtggagcttcctctgggtgttgtgggactggctatggaacttgcacccaaggtctgctctggacatcagcccagacagaccagacgGATTTTTATTAAAGTGCTTTTCTGAATCTACTGAAATGGTCATTTGACTTTTCTCTGTTTACCTTGGACGCATTTACCTGAGATTACATTTaccaatatgtgtgtgtagaactatccctattttttttaagaataaagtgAATTTGATTAgagtaaattattatttttgctgtgtttttgaatttgcaagtattttatttagaaaattttcaTCTACATCCATCAGGGAGCTTGGCCTATAGTTTTGTCCCCCCGTCCATTGCTGTATCTTTATCTGGTTTTATTGTTAGGGTAATACTGATTTCATAAAAGGAGTGTGTCTTGAGTGAATTTCTCTATTTTAGCAAGGAAGTATAAGAAGgggaaaggagcagagactgaaggaaggaagggaaagagagagacagagaaagagagagagagagatgaattaaTTCAGAGACAACCATGTTTACCGGGTTGATTGGGTGAATTTTCAGGTATGTTGAGGTATGAAGGAAGTCACTCCTAGGGAATAGGGCTTGATCCATAGTGGAATCACCAACCCAAAGTCCTGGGAAAAAATTGaatcatgcattcattcattaaatGCTTACTGAAACTATAAAAGTACCTTCCCTGGCAGTGGGCCAGGAGACACCTTGTTAGTGATGTTGTtctatcagtcaggggcagagcagatggcagtccAACGTTCTTCTTAGCCTGACTCTGGGCtttggtggccaaagctgttttatgcctgggactcaaaaaatcaaatcaaaccaaattgATTAaccaaatcaaatccaggcagtgcattgagggaggaggaagacagactaCAGTGCCACCCACAGACCTGCTGTCAGTGAAGGGCACAGGAGGGCCATAGACACCCACTTGCAGTCACAACATGCCATGCAGTGCAGGTGGAGGTTGTCATTCAGGAGCCCACCAGCTTCGTGACCAGCCTGTAGAGGGAGTCAGtacaatgtgcaagtatgtggtagacagatgggagagaaagagaagtggagcagagagatgaagagcgttatgaagagagatggaactggagactcaaggctGGAGAGAAGTAGCTGGTTGACAGTGACCAGCCCGgccacctggggccatggtgTAATCCCAGCCCAAGCAGCCACTGAAGGCCATGTCTGAGTCTGCTCATACCATGTAGATGTCCGTGGCTCTTATTATCACTAGAGACATGGTGAAGTTCCTGGTCAGGGCCACTGCAGTGGAAGGCACAGATGTCCAAGAGCTATGCCAAGCTGGTCCCATCCCTCACTGGATGCGGTGCTTTGAAgaggtggccccatctctcattGGCAGTAGTACTTGGGACAGCGGGCCCCAGTGCCTTGCCCAGGCAGCACAGCGGAGCTGGCCCTGGTGCCTGGGGTGTGAGTGAGCTGGCCCGAGGGCATGAAAGCAGGAGCGCTGACCCTGGCTCCTGCCAATGGCCCTATTGGATGGCCTAGCTGGAGCAGAGCTGAGCTCACCACCAGAGTTCACCCTGGTGGTGCGACTAAGGGAGAATCAGTGTGCTTACAGCCCAGCTCCCACTCAGGCACAAATCCAGGGCTCTGGGTTAGCCCACCCCAAAACCTATATCATTGGCGAATGCTTGGGATGTGTGAAAGGGCCAGTTTTGCTGATCCAAAGCCGCAGGATCTCCATGACGCAGGGCACCAACAGAATCATTGGGagggagtcccagtgaggatcccatattgatggtgtcacagaggccagagatctcgaaccagaccaatgactcactgcgaCAAACATTTGCAAGGGAAGATGGAGAGTGGAGTATAGTGGGACACGCTGTGACACACTACACAgcgagatgttttctatgcttcattctttgtgtgtgtgtgtgtgtgtgtgtgtgtgtgtgtgttcctttgggGGAGAGGTGGCAAGGGTAAAGGGCGGATaagagggagcagggaggtgAGCAGGACCGGGTGGATGATGTGGAACTCACNNNNNNNNNNNNNNNNNNNNNNNNNNNNNNNNNNNNNNNNNNNNNNNNNNNNNNNNNNNNNNNNNNNNNNNNNNNNNNNNNNNNNNNNNNNNNNNNAAaaccaaaacttttttttaaaaaaaaatgtacaaattttCAGGTGCTCGAATAAACATTTGTCCAAATAGACATTTTACAAATGATCAGTATTCATAGAAGGATGCTCAGAATCCTTGGTCGCTaagcaaatgcaaatcaaaacccaCAATGAAGCCATTCCAGACCAATGGGAGGGCAGTCATTTGAAAGAATGAtatttgtggctttctgtaatggccTCTGTCTGCTGCAAACAGAGGTATCTTTGATGACGATTGAGAGCAACATTTATAAGAAGTTTTAGAATGCGGCTAGCAGTTTTTCTGGTTAGTAAAGTGTAGTGGGTTTTCCTCTCAGAGCCAAGCATTAGTGGCCATTTAATAATGCTTAACAGTGCTCTTGACAGTGATTATGAGCCAACCTGCCAACCTGCCCAACTCTTTCACATGGCGGATGGTACTGTAAACTGCTAACCATTCAGTGACTTCAGTCAGAAAAGCCCTAACGCATGCAAAAGCGAGTGATAGATTCTTGCACTGGAATATTATGCGGTAATAAGTATTGATGTGTATGATGGTGCAAATGAGCACAGTGTACTGAGAGAGGGTACACTCAAGGGATGTATGGCTATGACTGTTTATGTGACATCGAATAGATAAATCCTATAGGGACAGGATAACTTTTGAAGGGCAACAGAGCCTGGAGGAGCGGTTAGGGGAGGTGGACACTAAAAATCTAGGGTATTATGTACTGTCATAAAAATATGTTAGAACTTGATGTAGGTGGTGGCAGCTTAGCAATGTGAATATTGCTTGGTGCTTTTCATTTTccatgcttgtgtgtgcgtgcacacacacatacacacacacacacacacacacacacacacacacacacacctcctgatCAGCTGGCTGTTTAAGGGGAGGTCTGTAGACAATGGGGTTAGACCACCTCAGGTGCTGATGAGGACTTCGCATCCAGGATATCAGAGTCACCAGCTAGAGCCAAAGGACTTctgggcaggcagagagagagagagcaacataaagtgggaaggcagaggaggcCCCTCGAGGGCACACTTGTGCAGAGACAAAGCTGAATGAAGAGAGCTCTCAGGAGAGAGCCCTGGGCGGGTGGCGGGGGGGAGCAAAAAACAAGCTCCGAATTCTGAATGGGAACAAGGTTGGCATGCTCTGCTCCAGGTGCTTATCGGCTGGCAGTGTCCAAGAGGACCCTGGGAGAGTTTGAAGGATATGGCTGGACTGTGTAGGGTTATGGAGTAGGGTGAGGGAAGACTGTCAAACTTGTTCTAAGTAGATGGAGAGACCTTATgaggatgaagaggaaagaaCAGCATTTTGAACAGCTAAGGGGAGCAGGCATATGGCGCTTCCTGATGACTCTTATCCCCAACTCTCCAGCCACACAGGCACTGTGTGGTCCAGGGCTCTCACGTCCTCTGCCCCTGGGAGTTCAGACACATGCTGCTGCTGTAACCAGAGCAAGCTTGTGTGGTGCTATGTGTCTGCAGTCGTCTCGAGGACTTGCTGATGGACAGACAAAGACCTGGTATCCTGTGTTAGAAGACCTGATCAGTTCTTTATTGGCAAGGATATGCAGTCTGATATACGACAAACCCATGATCCCAGAAAGATATCAAGCTGTAGACGTAGTTTGTGTCCTACAAGTTCATAGCTGCCCTGGAAAAAGCCACGGGTGTGGCACTTATGCCAGCGCCACGACGTCTGGATGACATGGGTGGCATAGCACAACCTGGAATAATACTGGCGGATTTTCAGCATCCGGACCCACGACTGAATAATGACGCAGGCCCTTGTTTCTTGTGCCATCAAGTACAGGATCATCAGTCGattcttttcatgtcttttggCCAATGTCTTCCTCCACCAGCATTGAATGATCCATGCACTGAGGGCGGCCCTCAGCAGTGAGCGTCTCACCAGGGTGCCTCGCCACCAGGCCTGTATCTTTCTGGCATTCGGTGCTTTTTTTGATAGGTGCTGTGGGGATGGCTGTAGTGGGGTGTAAGGTGAGGAATGGTTTTAATTTTCAGGGTGCGGTCATGGGTTACCTTTAATTGTGTGAACAAATCCCTCTTTATGcagtgacagagagagatagagagagagagagagagaaagagagagagagagagagagagagagagagaggaagaggagaagaatgAGAATATGAGCagagcatattatatatatttgcgtgaaaaaagaatgaagatacaTTCCCAGAAGATGCCCTGATCCTATGTCACTATCCATGGCTTCCTCTCAAGTTCATGAATGCTGAGCAGGGCAGCAGGATGAGCCACGGAAGCAGGAAGGCACACTACCCCTGCTAGCCTTTGTGTTCCGTATCAGTTAGAGAGCAAGCATCACCACGGCCTCTGAGTCCCTATGTCTCCATTTATAGAATGCGGTACATTCACTCTTGTAAaggtttttgaagatttattatcTGTACAAGTGTTGTCCCTGCACGTATAtttgcaccatgtatgtgcctagtgtcctcagaggtcagaaaaagggCATTGACTCCCCTGGAAAttgagtttcagacagttgtgagctgccacagggtggctggaaactgaacccaggtcttctggaagagccgCCAGTGTTctttaccactaagccatctctccaggcccttgtTTAGGTGTCTATGAACCTGGCTGGCCAATTTAGAGCAAGAACCTGGTAGTATAGAGGATCTTTTGGGGCAGAGAACCACATACTGAGACCAAGGCTTCCTAGCAGGAACATCCAGAAAATTGGCATTCTTTACtctgctcttgccttctttcttagTCTGCCACCCACTACATGCTGTCCCCTGACCCCCTTTAGGTCCTAATATTAAATTTCTTTCCTCACACAACTTAGGGTCCCGACCTTATCTACTCTTCACTTCTCAAACCTTAAACCttagttcacacacacatgcgtacatgCACATACCGACACCCTTACACAATCCTGGACTCCCCAGACACAGACTCCCCCACACCCTACTCCCGGGCTCCACATGGAGCTGTTCTTCACCCTTTGGGACTGCTTCTCCCCACGCCAGTCATGACGTCTCAGGCGGTTCGAGAAAAACAACTCCCATCACTCCAGCTTTTGAGAGGGAAGCTGTTCTGTTAGGTTTTGATGGTTGCACTGAGTGACGGCAACCCAACCTTTTGCTCATAGGAGTCTGTTTGGAGCACGCATCTCAGGACCATTCTATGCTGTGGGATGTGGAGAAGACCACAGTAAGTCTGGGTGACATAGGTCAGAGATGAGGCAGATCAGGGGTTACCTCTAGCTTTGAGGGTTGTGTGTAATCCACCTTTGCAGAGGATGAAGtgctgggctttttttctttcttttcctcttgctgttgtttccctctttcctttatGTTATAGATTTTATCATTTGTGATAAAGCGAACATTCCCCTTCTATAACCAGAATTAGAGGAGAAATCTGTGAGCAGGTTATTCTTTGAACAATTACATACCCATTTTAGCACACGCCCAGTCTCCACAGCGGCCCAGTATCCCTTAGACACTGGACTTATCTCTGTCAACTGGAAGTCCACTTTCAATAGCCCACACCTTACACTATACAGACAGCCCATGTTTGGAGACAGATGGTTCAAATCTCCCAGATCTGCTATCCTTTAAACCCTCCCCATGGCTGGGGTTATGATGGAGTCATCATCTCAGGTCTATACTCCTCCAGGCTGGCAAGAAGAGTGAGGGAAGGGAGTCAGTGATGATGTCATAAGGCCATCTGTGAGGCAGGAA
This window contains:
- the LOC116072882 gene encoding IQ domain-containing protein F5-like isoform X2, with the protein product MGCLYSKGNVRFITNDKIYNIKERGKQQQEEKKEKKPSTSSSAKVDYTQPSKLEPSPQHLSKKAPNARKIQAWWRGTLVRRSLLRAALSAWIIQCWWRKTLAKRHEKNRLMILYLMAQETRACVIIQSWVRMLKIRQYYSRLCYATHVIQTSWRWHKCHTRGFFQGSYELVGHKLRLQLDIFLGSWVCRISDCISLPIKN
- the LOC116072882 gene encoding IQ domain-containing protein F5-like isoform X1, encoding MGCLYSVRCGLLKVDFQLTEKGNVRFITNDKIYNIKERGKQQQEEKKEKKPSTSSSAKVDYTQPSKLEPSPQHLSKKAPNARKIQAWWRGTLVRRSLLRAALSAWIIQCWWRKTLAKRHEKNRLMILYLMAQETRACVIIQSWVRMLKIRQYYSRLCYATHVIQTSWRWHKCHTRGFFQGSYELVGHKLRLQLDIFLGSWVCRISDCISLPIKN
- the LOC116072882 gene encoding IQ domain-containing protein F5-like isoform X3 — translated: MGCLYSVRCGLLKVDFQLTEISPVSKGYWAAVETGRVLKWPSPQHLSKKAPNARKIQAWWRGTLVRRSLLRAALSAWIIQCWWRKTLAKRHEKNRLMILYLMAQETRACVIIQSWVRMLKIRQYYSRLCYATHVIQTSWRWHKCHTRGFFQGSYELVGHKLRLQLDIFLGSWVCRISDCISLPIKN